One genomic window of Cystobacter ferrugineus includes the following:
- a CDS encoding outer membrane lipoprotein-sorting protein, with translation MTLRNLLGALFAALLLAAPTARADLTDPAEIKKLLETLDNRQRNGGDYKSLVYIEQKEKDKTDVVREAVVYRRDEKDQLMILMTKPKGEAGKGYLRLDKNLWSYDPNTGKWDRRTERERIAGTDSRRADFDESRLAEELDGKFEGEEKLGKFTTWKLVLTAKPNVDVAYPVVHLWVEKDTNNILKRQEFALSGRLMRTSYFPKWMKLFSESKKADVWYPQEMRFYDEVEKTNSTVIVVKSVDLRSLEENIFTKAWFESKSR, from the coding sequence ATGACCCTGCGCAACCTCCTCGGCGCCCTGTTCGCCGCGCTGCTGCTGGCCGCTCCGACCGCTCGCGCGGACCTCACCGACCCCGCCGAGATCAAGAAGCTCCTGGAGACGCTCGACAACCGCCAGCGCAACGGCGGCGACTACAAGTCGCTGGTGTATATCGAGCAGAAGGAGAAGGACAAAACAGACGTCGTGCGCGAGGCCGTCGTCTACCGGCGCGACGAGAAGGATCAGCTGATGATCCTCATGACCAAGCCCAAGGGCGAGGCCGGCAAGGGCTACCTGCGGCTGGACAAGAACCTCTGGAGCTACGACCCGAACACCGGCAAGTGGGACCGGCGCACCGAGCGTGAGCGTATCGCCGGCACCGACAGCCGCCGCGCCGACTTCGACGAGTCGCGCCTGGCCGAGGAACTCGATGGCAAGTTCGAGGGCGAGGAGAAACTCGGCAAGTTCACCACCTGGAAGCTCGTCCTCACCGCCAAGCCGAACGTGGACGTCGCCTACCCCGTGGTACACCTGTGGGTGGAGAAGGACACGAACAACATCCTCAAGCGCCAGGAGTTCGCCCTTTCCGGCCGCCTGATGCGCACCTCCTACTTCCCCAAGTGGATGAAGCTCTTCAGCGAGTCCAAGAAGGCCGACGTCTGGTACCCGCAGGAGATGCGCTTCTATGACGAGGTGGAGAAGACCAACTCCACCGTCATCGTCGTGAAGAGCGTGGACCTGCGCTCGCTCGAGGAGAACATCTTCACCAAGGCCTGGTTCGAGAGCAAAAGCCGATGA
- a CDS encoding AMP-binding protein produces the protein MLARHSTGSHDEPVAGDVELRVGGPGVPDAHSSESVEVLARWLRTAEEKYPGVMGPIRQEGPWFAIPLTCPRGARSARFGLWLGELDRQGQLLHMVASYLAAVHHVLVSVREPSANVLEVLVSDSTTPSGLNRFLNGLDSVLEILAHGRSDLLLQHLTGRLPPDEMPFVEDREEREEHPATDVETDAVVSVLFQPVDFPSLARLDASLLAYDDEDAGAVGRVLGELLQPFLLDSARMTVGRKAVRVDHICLPGLLRADSRAAEESVLAPALRLATKPGRHFVALCRNTALRLGDRLPHLLAQGPLCDGASTALLLLQRVLDTLIGSGGLKDHRLTLELVGADPRTEAAFRARTPWLVAERAASAASTDAPRVDVVVLFPAARPSALELRPDSVVIDLFGTWSLRPRPEVLAKNIVYVRGASVRLAGEAVVSTPSFAPDRVEPALLEALLRELDAEASSDGLAHEHRIEIGGIRGFWGEIRRAEWDAFHSRRRGELARFQVSGQVTAANPGLASLPDGATNICEYIFREAHLRSGSCLVDPQSGQSATYAELRRLAAAYARRFRALGLRQGDVVALAAPDGISSVAVMLGCFLGGWVFAPLNHTASAVNFEAMLSSASPRLVLHAASTVARHLPVLSTRRCAELASFLPPDALDGVEGDVTPLPVSPEAPAVMLFTSGSTGGPKAVTHTHADFITCSRNYAPYVVELRPDDRVYTPSPTFFAYGLNNLLLSLSAGATHVISVPRNGGMGVAEILARNEVTVLFAVPAVYKLIISKNDRGLRLPKLRLCISAGEKLPLKLYREARSFFSVNVLDGIGCTEAISTFISNRESYVAPGCTGVVVPGFEVKLVNPRGELCRVGEVGVLWVRGGALTRGYVNAPDLTEKHFVDGWFNTQDMFFMDAEYRLYNVGRAGSVIKINSCWFSPEMMESVLQSHPAVKECAVCVVIDDYGLPRPKAFIVTGEHERSEPELEHLWAELRVLSKEKLGKDHYPHLFATIKTLPRTSSGKLMRSELAKLLTSGPP, from the coding sequence GTGCTCGCTAGGCATTCCACCGGCTCCCACGACGAGCCGGTGGCCGGCGACGTCGAACTCCGCGTCGGTGGCCCCGGTGTGCCGGACGCTCATTCCAGCGAGAGCGTTGAAGTGCTGGCGCGGTGGCTGCGGACCGCCGAGGAGAAGTACCCGGGCGTCATGGGCCCGATCCGCCAGGAGGGCCCCTGGTTCGCCATCCCGTTGACCTGCCCGCGCGGTGCCCGGTCGGCGCGATTCGGCCTCTGGCTCGGGGAACTAGACCGTCAGGGACAGCTCCTCCACATGGTCGCCTCGTATCTGGCGGCCGTGCACCACGTGCTGGTCAGCGTTCGCGAGCCCAGCGCCAACGTGCTGGAGGTGCTGGTCTCTGACTCAACAACGCCATCTGGGCTCAACCGGTTCCTGAACGGCCTGGACTCCGTCCTGGAGATCCTGGCTCACGGGCGCAGCGACCTCCTCCTGCAGCATCTCACGGGCCGGCTGCCCCCCGACGAGATGCCCTTCGTGGAGGACCGTGAGGAGCGCGAGGAGCACCCGGCCACCGATGTCGAGACCGATGCGGTTGTCTCCGTCCTGTTCCAACCAGTTGACTTCCCGAGCCTGGCGAGGCTGGACGCGAGCCTCCTCGCGTATGACGACGAGGATGCCGGCGCGGTGGGCCGGGTCCTGGGGGAGCTCCTCCAGCCGTTCCTGCTCGACTCCGCCAGGATGACCGTGGGGCGAAAGGCGGTGAGGGTCGATCACATCTGCCTGCCTGGCTTGTTGCGAGCCGACAGCAGAGCGGCGGAGGAGTCGGTTCTCGCGCCCGCCTTGCGCTTGGCGACGAAGCCCGGTCGGCATTTCGTCGCGTTGTGCCGGAACACCGCCCTGCGGCTGGGAGACAGGCTGCCCCACTTGCTCGCGCAGGGCCCGCTCTGCGATGGCGCGTCAACGGCGCTCCTTCTGTTGCAACGGGTGCTGGACACGCTTATCGGGAGCGGGGGACTGAAGGACCATCGCCTCACGCTCGAGCTGGTTGGCGCCGATCCACGGACCGAGGCCGCGTTTCGGGCCCGGACTCCGTGGCTGGTGGCGGAACGGGCCGCTTCGGCTGCATCAACGGATGCACCGCGCGTCGACGTCGTCGTCCTGTTCCCGGCGGCACGGCCGAGCGCGCTCGAGCTGCGGCCAGACAGCGTCGTCATCGACCTTTTTGGCACCTGGAGCCTGAGACCGCGACCCGAGGTTCTGGCGAAGAACATCGTCTACGTGCGAGGGGCCTCGGTCCGTCTCGCCGGAGAGGCCGTCGTCTCGACCCCCTCCTTCGCGCCGGATCGAGTGGAGCCGGCGCTCCTCGAGGCGCTTCTCCGGGAACTCGACGCGGAGGCCAGTAGTGACGGGCTCGCCCACGAGCACCGCATTGAGATTGGCGGCATTCGCGGGTTCTGGGGTGAGATCCGCCGGGCGGAGTGGGACGCCTTTCATTCGCGCCGCCGGGGGGAGCTGGCGAGGTTTCAGGTGTCGGGGCAGGTGACCGCCGCCAATCCGGGGCTCGCCAGCCTGCCCGATGGGGCGACGAACATCTGCGAATACATCTTCCGGGAAGCGCACCTTCGCTCCGGCTCGTGCCTCGTCGATCCCCAGAGCGGCCAGTCCGCGACCTACGCCGAGCTGCGGCGACTGGCGGCAGCGTACGCGCGGCGGTTTCGGGCATTGGGGCTCCGCCAGGGAGACGTCGTGGCGCTCGCGGCGCCGGATGGGATTTCGTCCGTCGCGGTGATGCTGGGTTGCTTCCTGGGCGGGTGGGTCTTCGCGCCGCTCAACCACACCGCCTCGGCCGTGAACTTCGAGGCGATGTTGAGTTCCGCCAGTCCCCGCCTGGTGCTCCATGCCGCGTCGACGGTCGCCCGCCATCTGCCGGTCCTGAGCACGCGGCGATGCGCGGAACTCGCGTCCTTCCTGCCGCCGGACGCGCTGGACGGCGTGGAGGGGGACGTCACCCCCCTGCCAGTGTCACCGGAAGCCCCCGCCGTCATGCTGTTCACCTCGGGCTCCACGGGGGGGCCGAAGGCAGTGACGCACACCCACGCCGACTTCATCACCTGCAGTCGCAACTACGCACCCTATGTCGTCGAACTCAGACCGGACGATCGTGTCTATACGCCGTCCCCGACCTTCTTCGCCTATGGATTGAACAACTTGCTGCTGTCCCTCAGCGCGGGGGCCACGCACGTGATCTCGGTCCCTCGCAACGGCGGGATGGGCGTCGCGGAGATCCTCGCGCGGAACGAAGTAACCGTGCTCTTCGCGGTTCCCGCCGTCTATAAGCTGATCATCTCGAAGAACGACCGGGGCCTGCGGTTGCCGAAGTTGAGATTGTGCATCTCTGCTGGCGAGAAGCTGCCATTGAAGCTGTATCGGGAGGCGCGAAGCTTCTTCAGCGTGAACGTACTGGACGGGATCGGGTGCACCGAAGCCATCTCGACGTTCATCTCGAACCGGGAGAGTTATGTCGCGCCCGGGTGCACGGGCGTGGTGGTCCCGGGGTTCGAGGTCAAGCTGGTGAACCCGCGTGGCGAGCTCTGCCGGGTGGGAGAGGTGGGCGTCCTCTGGGTTCGGGGTGGGGCGCTGACCCGGGGCTACGTGAACGCCCCCGATCTGACAGAGAAGCACTTCGTGGACGGCTGGTTCAACACCCAGGACATGTTCTTCATGGATGCCGAGTACCGGCTCTACAACGTGGGCAGGGCTGGTTCGGTCATCAAGATCAATTCCTGCTGGTTCTCACCGGAGATGATGGAGTCGGTCCTGCAATCCCATCCAGCGGTGAAGGAGTGTGCCGTCTGCGTCGTCATTGACGACTACGGGTTGCCAAGGCCGAAGGCATTCATCGTCACCGGCGAGCATGAGCGCTCCGAGCCGGAGCTCGAGCACTTGTGGGCCGAGTTGCGCGTTCTGTCGAAAGAGAAGCTTGGGAAGGACCACTACCCGCATCTGTTCGCGACCATCAAAACGCTTCCCCGGACCTCCAGCGGGAAGCTGATGCGGTCCGAACTCGCGAAGCTGCTCACCAGCGGGCCCCCATGA
- a CDS encoding non-ribosomal peptide synthetase yields MDVRQVEKVANAHPAIRQAVVSGWPLGSSNAQLVAYLVPQAGATVGPRQVRDYLAESLPAYMVPTLYTVLEELPRLPNGKLDRLSLPEPDLSSSREEYVAPHGEVERKLAEIFGNLLGLEHVGVHDNFFSLGGHSLLAAQLISRIRATFRVEVAMATVFESPTVEPLARHIEEKLKDESRVQLSNVVPVERTQEIPLSYLQERLWFVHEHMKEQRTSYNITWTLHFAGKGFSVEALRTAFDELVARHETLRTWFQVGEGTEQAVQVIGEPWSMELPLREVAGTEVTAAINEMSRQVFDLRAGRLLTAAVLRVAEDEHILVSNIHHIITDGWSFGVMLRELRELYEAAVRGKRAELPPLTVQYGDYAVWQRKQDLSEHLAYWKGKVEEYEDGLELPYDFPRTSNRAWRAATFQYSYPPELARKVAELSREQQSTLFMSLVASLAVVLNRYTGRZDXCIGTTVAGRAQVELESLIGFFINILPLRLDLSGAPSLHEVLRRTKAVVLEGFEHQELPFEHLLKALRRQRDSSQIPLVPVVVRHQNFPMARLEGWSEGVELKKFELAGERTTASEQDWQFFGDGSSLELSLEYAAELFSEKTVRRMVEHHQRVLEALVEGLHEVRLLTEEEEGLHGRLNDTARELEERWSLAETFERQVRETPEAVACVGVEVATGGHSRPTYRQLTYRQLNARANQVARRLRALGVGAETRVAVLSDRSPELLVAMLAIFKAGGCYVPVDPQYPGHYIEQILEDAAPQVVLGKRGRADGVRVDVWLELDGAQRLTDEALAAQEEGELEGAERPESQQLACLMYTSGSTGRPKGVMVPYSQLHNWLEAGKERSPLERGEVMLQKTAIAFAVSVKELLSGLLAGVAQVMVPETLVKDSVALAQEIERWRVTRIHLVPSHLGALLEGAGEEAKGLRSLKYVITAGEALAQGVREEARRKLPGAQLWNNYGCTELNDVTYHPASEGGGDTVFVPIGRPIANTRVYVLDEQLRRVPVGVMGELYVDSVGMARGYWGQPALTAERFIANPYASQPGARLYRTGDMVRVLADGSLEYLGRRDYEIKVRGHRVDVRQVEKVANAHPAIRQAVVSGWPLGSSNAQLVAYLVPQAGATVGPXQVRDYLAESLPAYMVPTLYTVLEELPRLPNGKLDRLSLPEPDLSSSREEYVAPHGEVERKLAEIFGNLLGLEHVGVHDNFFNLGGHSLLASQLISRIRATFRVEVAMATVFESPTVEPLARHIEEKLKDESRVQLSNVVPVERTQELPLSYLQERLWFVHEHMKEQRTSYNGTIGLRLRGPLSIPALRATFHDLVARHESLRTVFRVPEGRTTPVQVILDSMDLDIPVRDATEADIIPGMDELAGHIYDMEKGPLFMVRLLRLAEDSHVLLMGMHHIVYDAWSQFNVMSRDINLLYSAHVTGIEARLPALPIQYADFSVWQRQQDFRHHLDYWKSTLGDYRDDLELPYDYPRPPSRTWHATRFTFRYPDALARAFARFNQSHQSTLFMGLLTSFAIVLRHYTGRNDICIGTTTAGRAQLELENLVGFFINILPLRINLAGDPDISELMNRAKKSVLGAFEHQALPFERLLSALNKQRDSSHIPLVPVMLRHQNFPTAMTGKWADGVDMEVIERDERTTPNELDLQFFGDDTYLHAVVEFPAQLFSEVTVRRLMQRHQKVIEFMCATLGAR; encoded by the coding sequence GTGGACGTGCGCCAGGTGGAGAAGGTGGCGAACGCGCATCCAGCCATCCGCCAGGCGGTGGTGTCGGGATGGCCGTTGGGCTCGAGCAACGCGCAGTTGGTGGCCTACCTGGTGCCGCAGGCGGGCGCGACGGTGGGGCCGCGGCAGGTGAGGGATTACCTGGCGGAGTCGCTGCCGGCGTACATGGTGCCAACGCTATACACGGTGTTGGAGGAGTTGCCGCGGCTGCCGAACGGGAAGCTGGACCGGTTGTCGCTGCCGGAGCCGGACCTGTCGAGCAGCCGAGAGGAGTACGTCGCGCCCCACGGCGAGGTCGAGCGGAAGCTGGCGGAAATCTTCGGCAACCTCCTGGGGCTCGAACATGTCGGCGTCCACGACAACTTCTTCAGCCTCGGCGGGCACTCCCTCCTGGCTGCCCAGCTGATTTCGCGCATACGGGCGACCTTCCGCGTGGAAGTGGCGATGGCCACGGTGTTCGAGTCCCCCACGGTGGAGCCGCTCGCCCGCCACATCGAGGAGAAGCTCAAGGACGAGTCTCGGGTCCAGCTCTCCAACGTTGTGCCGGTCGAGCGGACGCAGGAGATTCCGCTCTCCTACCTGCAGGAGCGGCTGTGGTTCGTGCACGAGCACATGAAGGAGCAGCGGACCAGCTATAACATCACCTGGACGTTGCACTTCGCCGGCAAGGGTTTCTCGGTGGAGGCGTTGCGGACGGCCTTCGATGAGCTGGTGGCCAGGCACGAGACACTGCGCACGTGGTTCCAGGTGGGGGAGGGGACAGAGCAGGCCGTACAGGTCATCGGGGAGCCCTGGTCGATGGAGCTGCCGCTGAGAGAGGTGGCGGGGACGGAGGTGACGGCGGCAATCAATGAGATGTCCCGACAGGTCTTCGACTTGAGAGCGGGACGGTTGCTGACGGCGGCGGTCCTGAGGGTGGCGGAGGATGAGCACATCCTCGTCAGCAACATCCACCACATCATCACGGACGGCTGGTCGTTCGGGGTGATGCTGCGGGAGCTGAGGGAGTTGTACGAGGCAGCGGTGCGGGGGAAGAGAGCGGAGCTGCCGCCGCTGACGGTGCAGTACGGCGACTATGCGGTGTGGCAGAGGAAGCAGGACCTGAGCGAGCACCTGGCGTACTGGAAGGGGAAGGTGGAGGAGTACGAGGACGGGTTGGAGCTGCCGTACGACTTCCCGCGGACGTCGAATAGGGCGTGGAGAGCGGCGACGTTCCAGTATAGCTACCCACCCGAGCTGGCGAGGAAGGTGGCGGAGCTCAGCCGGGAGCAGCAGTCCACGCTGTTCATGAGCCTGGTGGCGAGCCTGGCGGTGGTGTTGAACCGGTACACGGGCCGCSAGGACSTGTGCATCGGGACGACGGTGGCGGGCCGAGCGCAGGTGGAGCTGGAGAGCCTCATCGGGTTCTTCATCAACATCCTCCCGCTGAGGCTGGACCTGTCGGGCGCTCCGAGCCTTCACGAGGTGCTGCGGAGGACGAAGGCGGTGGTGCTGGAGGGATTCGAGCACCAGGAGTTGCCGTTCGAGCACCTGCTGAAGGCGCTGAGGCGGCAGCGGGACAGCAGCCAGATTCCCTTGGTGCCAGTGGTGGTGAGGCACCAGAACTTCCCGATGGCGCGTCTGGAGGGCTGGAGTGAGGGGGTGGAGCTGAAGAAGTTCGAGCTGGCGGGGGAAAGGACGACGGCGAGCGAGCAGGACTGGCAGTTCTTCGGGGACGGGTCCTCGCTGGAGCTGAGCCTGGAGTACGCGGCGGAGCTGTTCAGCGAGAAGACGGTGAGGAGGATGGTGGAGCACCACCAGCGAGTGCTGGAGGCGCTGGTGGAGGGGCTGCACGAGGTGCGGCTGCTGACGGAGGAGGAGGAGGGGCTGCACGGGAGGTTGAACGACACGGCGCGAGAGCTGGAGGAGCGCTGGAGCCTGGCGGAGACGTTCGAGCGTCAGGTGAGGGAGACACCGGAGGCGGTGGCTTGCGTTGGCGTGGAGGTGGCGACGGGAGGGCACTCGCGGCCGACATACCGGCAGCTGACATACCGGCAGCTGAATGCGCGAGCCAACCAGGTGGCACGGMGGCTGAGGGCACTGGGAGTGGGCGCGGAGACACGGGTCGCGGTCTTGAGCGACCGCTCGCCGGAGCTGCTGGTGGCGATGCTGGCGATATTCAAGGCCGGGGGCTGCTACGTGCCGGTGGACCCACAGTACCCGGGACACTACATCGAGCAGATAYTGGAGGATGCGGCACCGCAGGTGGTGTTGGGCAAGAGGGGAAGAGCGGACGGGGTGCGGGTGGATGTGTGGTTGGAGCTGGATGGAGCGCAACGGCTGACGGACGAGGCGCTGGCGGCACAGGAAGAGGGRGAGCTGGAGGGGGCGGAGAGGCCGGAGAGCCAGCAGTTGGCGTGTTTGATGTACACGTCGGGCTCCACGGGCAGGCCGAAGGGGGTGATGGTGCCGTACAGCCAGTTGCACAACTGGCTGGAGGCGGGGAAGGAGCGCTCGCCGCTCGAGCGTGGGGAAGTAATGTTGCAGAAGACGGCAATCGCGTTCGCGGTGTCGGTGAAGGAGCTGCTGAGCGGATTGCTGGCGGGAGTGGCGCAGGTGATGGTGCCGGAGACGCTGGTGAAGGACAGCGTGGCGCTGGCGCAGGAGATAGAGCGGTGGCGGGTGACGAGAATCCACCTGGTGCCATCGCACCTGGGAGCACTGCTGGAGGGGGCGGGGGAAGAGGCGAAGGGGCTGAGGTCGCTGAAGTACGTCATAACGGCGGGGGAGGCACTGGCGCAGGGGGTGAGGGAGGAGGCGAGGAGGAAGCTGCCGGGGGCGCAGTTGTGGAACAACTACGGGTGCACGGAACTGAATGAYGTGACGTACCACCCCGCGAGCGAGGGGGGAGGGGACACGGTATTCGTGCCAATCGGGCGGCCCATCGCGAACACGCGGGTGTACGTGTTGGACGAGCAGCTGAGGCGGGTGCCGGTGGGGGTGATGGGGGAGTTGTATGTGGACAGCGTGGGGATGGCGAGGGGGTATTGGGGCCAGCCAGCGCTGACGGCGGAGCGCTTCATCGCGAACCCGTAYGCGAGCCAGCCCGGAGCGAGGTTGTACCGGACGGGAGACATGGTGAGGGTGCTGGCGGACGGCTCGCTGGAGTACCTGGGGAGGCGAGACTACGAGATAAAGGTGAGAGGGCACCGGGTGGACGTGCGCCAGGTGGAGAAGGTGGCGAACGCGCATCCAGCCATCCGCCAGGCGGTGGTGTCGGGATGGCCGTTGGGCTCGAGCAACGCGCAGTTGGTGGCCTACCTGGTGCCGCAGGCGGGCGCGACGGTGGGGCCGYGGCAGGTGAGGGATTACCTGGCGGAGTCGCTGCCGGCGTACATGGTGCCAACGCTATACACGGTGTTGGAGGAGTTGCCGCGGTTGCCGAACGGGAAGCTGGACCGGCTGTCGTTGCCGGAGCCGGACCTGTCGAGCAGCCGAGAGGAGTACGTCGCGCCCCACGGCGAGGTCGAGCGGAAGCTGGCGGAAATCTTCGGCAACCTCCTGGGGCTCGAACATGTCGGCGTCCACGACAACTTCTTCAACCTCGGCGGGCACTCCCTCCTGGCTTCCCAGCTGATTTCGCGCATACGGGCGACCTTCCGCGTGGAAGTGGCGATGGCCACGGTGTTCGAGTCCCCCACGGTGGAGCCGCTCGCCCGCCACATCGAGGAGAAGCTCAAGGACGAGTCTCGGGTCCAGCTCTCCAACGTTGTGCCGGTCGAGCGGACGCAGGAGCTTCCGCTCTCCTACCTGCAGGAGAGGCTGTGGTTCGTGCACGAGCACATGAAGGAGCAGCGGACCAGCTATAACGGAACGATCGGGCTCCGGCTTCGGGGTCCTCTGTCAATCCCCGCGCTCAGGGCCACCTTCCACGATCTGGTCGCCCGTCACGAGAGCCTGCGCACCGTCTTCCGGGTCCCCGAAGGCCGCACCACGCCGGTGCAGGTGATTCTTGATTCGATGGATCTGGACATCCCGGTCCGCGATGCAACCGAGGCCGACATCATCCCGGGCATGGATGAGCTGGCGGGTCACATCTACGACATGGAGAAGGGTCCGCTGTTCATGGTTCGCCTCTTGCGGCTGGCCGAGGACTCCCACGTTCTCCTGATGGGGATGCATCACATCGTCTACGACGCATGGTCACAGTTCAATGTGATGAGTCGCGATATCAACCTGCTCTACTCGGCGCACGTGACGGGAATCGAGGCACGGCTTCCCGCGCTTCCCATCCAGTACGCCGACTTCTCGGTGTGGCAGCGCCAGCAGGACTTCCGTCACCACCTGGACTACTGGAAGTCCACACTGGGCGACTACCGGGATGATCTCGAGCTGCCGTATGACTACCCGCGGCCGCCCAGCCGGACATGGCACGCGACCCGATTCACCTTCCGGTATCCGGATGCACTGGCGCGCGCGTTCGCCAGGTTCAATCAGTCCCATCAGTCGACGCTGTTCATGGGGCTGCTGACCAGCTTCGCGATCGTGCTCAGGCACTACACCGGCCGGAACGACATCTGCATCGGAACGACAACGGCGGGGCGCGCCCAGTTGGAGTTGGAGAACCTCGTTGGCTTCTTCATCAACATCCTGCCGTTGCGCATCAATCTGGCGGGTGACCCCGACATCAGCGAGCTCATGAATCGAGCGAAGAAGAGCGTCTTGGGCGCCTTCGAGCATCAAGCTCTGCCGTTCGAGCGTCTCCTCAGTGCCCTCAACAAACAGCGTGACAGCAGCCATATCCCGCTGGTTCCCGTCATGTTGCGCCACCAGAACTTCCCGACGGCGATGACCGGCAAGTGGGCCGATGGTGTGGACATGGAGGTCATCGAGCGCGACGAGCGCACGACGCCCAACGAGCTGGACCTCCAGTTCTTTGGCGACGACACCTACTTGCATGCTGTCGTCGAGTTCCCCGCGCAGCTCTTCTCCGAGGTGACCGTCCGGCGTCTGATGCAGCGTCACCAGAAGGTCATAGAGTTCATGTGCGCGACGCTGGGGGCTCGGTGA
- a CDS encoding 3-deoxy-7-phosphoheptulonate synthase, producing MSTRTKNFNVMGIDWMPSSAELKRRVPRTQRAAEAVLAGRRCLMDILDRGDPRLFVIVGPCSIHDPVAGLDYAKRLRKLADEVRETLFVVMRVYFEKPRTTTGWKGFINDPRMDGSFHIEEGMERGRRFLLDVAEEGLPAATEALDPIASQYYGDLISWTAIGARTAESQTHREMASGLSTPVGFKNGTDGSLDAAVNGIISASHPHSFLGVSENGACAIIRTRGNTYGHLVLRGGGGRPNYDAVSVALAEKALAKARLPTNIVVDCSHANSWKNPELQPLVMRDVVHQIREGNRSVVGLMIESFIEAGNQPIPADLSQLRYGCSVTDACVDWKTTEKMLYSAHEELLHILPRSKVA from the coding sequence ATGTCGACTCGCACCAAGAACTTCAATGTCATGGGAATCGACTGGATGCCTTCCTCCGCGGAGCTCAAGCGACGCGTCCCGCGGACCCAGCGGGCGGCAGAGGCCGTGCTCGCCGGACGGAGATGCTTGATGGATATCCTGGACCGCGGGGATCCTCGCCTCTTCGTCATCGTGGGGCCCTGCTCCATTCACGATCCGGTGGCGGGGCTGGACTATGCGAAGCGGCTGCGGAAACTCGCTGATGAGGTTCGCGAGACCCTGTTCGTGGTGATGCGCGTGTACTTCGAAAAGCCGCGCACCACCACGGGCTGGAAAGGCTTCATCAATGACCCGCGCATGGATGGCTCTTTCCACATCGAGGAGGGCATGGAGCGGGGACGTCGCTTCCTGCTCGACGTGGCCGAGGAGGGTCTACCCGCTGCCACCGAGGCGCTGGACCCCATCGCGTCGCAGTACTACGGCGACCTCATTTCCTGGACGGCCATTGGCGCGCGCACCGCCGAGTCGCAGACGCACCGCGAGATGGCGTCCGGCCTTTCCACCCCAGTAGGCTTCAAGAACGGCACGGACGGCTCGCTGGATGCGGCCGTCAATGGCATCATCTCCGCTTCGCACCCGCACAGCTTCCTGGGGGTGAGCGAAAATGGCGCGTGCGCCATCATCCGCACGCGCGGCAACACCTACGGCCACCTGGTGCTGCGCGGCGGTGGTGGGCGGCCCAACTACGACGCCGTGTCGGTGGCGCTTGCGGAGAAGGCGCTTGCCAAGGCCAGGCTACCCACCAACATCGTGGTGGACTGCTCTCACGCCAACTCCTGGAAGAATCCCGAGCTCCAGCCGCTGGTGATGCGGGACGTGGTGCACCAGATTCGCGAGGGCAACCGCTCGGTGGTGGGCCTGATGATCGAGAGCTTCATCGAGGCAGGCAACCAGCCCATCCCGGCGGACCTGTCGCAGCTGCGCTACGGCTGCTCGGTCACTGATGCATGTGTGGACTGGAAGACCACCGAGAAGATGCTGTACAGCGCGCACGAGGAGCTGCTCCACATTCTGCCCCGTAGCAAGGTGGCTTGA